A stretch of the Osmerus eperlanus chromosome 10, fOsmEpe2.1, whole genome shotgun sequence genome encodes the following:
- the cenpt gene encoding centromere protein T, which yields MDSVDEDLSARILLKNVLHAEPSRSPVTRRSSKAQPPVSGPRHSARLRRSEAGALTPQEALRHSMKQKLRESTSSLSLPPSKRRTVSTVVRKVNIPTPTAVSLLYHDEDITPRHLLRGILQTEPETSLLIQDRPIRKELVLPSADSSLNSNRPSTGLSGLDLPDLTTMDVGNPVKALSRKRPRRSLNVTAFEGHLEDGGDQEGAKSAEDLSALSSTSLSSVTLSLKTPFVDKRPEIRGLQRKVEHCHKIDVEEFDAAVQSRERGGHPDLSVGLQSHCETVEQEGFTLHLSDLNDPDLTSDIIGSTELYAQPATMSETFTITQDKDTVTATQMQRDLEGVEDKQEGELGSKEMELEERTEGMSGETGQRGGSLRPERTASQTEEVDFGRFLTGEENAVGSQTGVGGEREAAGKSQTSEEKDPAESQTGEEEAAKSQTGEEEAAESPTGEEEAAKSQTGEEEAGESQTGEEEAGESQTGEEEKEAGESQTGEEEGGESRTGLEAAECDWEDSGKQVSEHFSQRAFRSEGGAKLPVMMEGGRGYKSMGGTLHPTDPGGAGRRAEGDLPNELQSGPGASESEDLHTATLGSVSPSPHHLGNEAEQGGSSGAEDSPGHVEENSMPPLERIAEPEYHTTNRDSSPLHPQSQVEEEEEEEGEDGSESEELSMKTPAFVRERRKAPSLDTLATPTVFRESQPSVSVGGVKPKAARKKQAASTKDSGLPKSYIMSVFKHFAKTKVSADVYPVLKEIMERYFDRLSDDLETFAAHAKRKTIEVEDVELLLRRQGFVTEGTPVNVLIEKYLPMEYRKLLIPVATSGNQVIPKQKR from the exons ATGGATTCTGTTGACGAGGACTTGTCAGCTCGGATCCTCCTGAAAAATGTCCTTCATGCAGAGCCGTCCAGGTCTCCCGTTACCCGCAG GTCGTCGAAGGCTCAGCCCCCGGTCTCCGGCCCACGACATAGTGCCAGGCTGAGGAGGAGTGAAGCTGGAGCTCTGACTCCCCAGGAGGCCTTAAGACACAGTATGAAGCAGAAGCTCCGTGAG AGCACTTCCAGTCTGTCGCTGCCTCCCAGTAAAAGGCGGACCGTGTCTACTGTGGTGAGGAAGGTAAACATACCTACCCCAACTGCAGTCTCACTTCTGTACCACGACGAGGACATTACACCAAGGCACCTTCTGAGGGGCATTCTGCAAACTG AGCCAGAGACATCACTGCTCATACAGGACCGGCCTATCAGGAAGGAGCTTGTACTTCCTTCAGCAGACTCCAGTCTTAACAGCAACCGTCCAAG TACTGGGCTGTCAGGACTGGACCTGCCTGATTTGACCACGATGGACGTGGGCAACCCTGTGAAAGCACTGAGTAGAAAGCGACCACGCCGGAGCCTTAACGTTACAGCGTTCGAGGGGCATCTGGAGGATG GTGGAGACCAGGAAGGTGCAAAATCTGCAGAGGACCTCTCAGCTTTGTCTTCCACTTCTTTGAG CTCTGTCACCCTAAGTCTGAAAACTCCCTTTGTTGACAAACGTCCTGAGATAAGGGGTCTTCAGAGGAAGGTGGAACATTGTCATAAAATCGATGTGGAGGAATTTGATGCAGCTGTTCAGAGtcgagagagaggtggacatCCAG ATTTGTCTGTTGGATTGCAGTCTCACTGTGAGACTGTGGAGCAAGAAGGCTTCACCTTGCACCTGTCTGATCTCAACGACCCTGACCTCACAAGTGATATAATTGGCAGCACAGAGCTCTATGCCCAACCTGCCACCATGAGTGAGACCTTCACCATCACACAGGATAAAGACACTGTTACCGCTACTCAGATGCAGAGAGActtggagggagtggaggataaACAGGAGGGAGAGCTGGGGTCTAAGGAGATGGAGCTAGAGGAAAGAACGGAAGGGATGTCTGGAGAAACTGGGCAAAGAGGAGGCTCACTGAGACCAGAAAGAACTGCATCACAAACAGAGGAAGTGGATTTTGGACGCTTTCTGACAGGGGAAGAAAATGCAGTAGGATCTCAGAcaggagtaggaggagaaagagaagcagcAGGAAAATCTCAGACAAGTGAAGAAAAAGACCCAGCCGAGTCtcagacaggagaagaagaagcagcAAAGTCtcagacaggagaagaagaagcagcAGAGTCTCcgacaggagaagaagaagcagcAAAGTCtcagacaggagaagaagaagcaggagaatctcagacaggagaagaagaagcaggagagtctcagacaggagaagaagaaaaagaagcagGAGAGTCtcagacaggagaagaagaaggaggagagtcTCGAACAGGACTAGAAGCAGCAGAGTGCGACTGGGAGGACAGTGGGAAGCAGGTATCAGAGCACTTCAGTCAAAGAGCGTTCCGCTCAGAAGGTGGGGCCAAGCTGCCTGTcatgatggaaggagggaggggctaTAAGAGCATGGGGGGGACTCTTCACCCAACAGATCCAG GTGGTGCTGGACGGAGGGCTGAGGGAGACCTGCCTAATGAGTTGCAGAGTGGGCCTGGTGCATCAGAAAGTGAAGACCTCCACACAGCTACCCTGGGCAGTGTCTCTCCATCACCGCACCACCTGGGAAACGAAGCAGAACAGGGGGGTTCCAGTGGAGCTGAGGACAGTCCTGGTCATGTGGAAGAGAACTCCATGCCTCCTCTCGagaggattgcagaaccagagtACCACACCACCAACAGAGATTCCTCTCCACTGCACCCCCAGagccaggtggaggaggaggaagaagaagagggagaggatgggagtgagAGTGAAG AGCTCTCTATGAAAACTCCTGCGTttgtcagagagagaaggaaagctcCGTCCCTGGACACCCTAGCCACACCCACTGTCTTCAGAGAGAGTCAGCCGAG TGTGTCAGTGGGGGGGGTGAAGCCCAAGGCAGCAAGGAAGAAGCAGGCTGCCTCAACAAAAGACTCTGGGCTCCCTAAAAGCTACATCATGAGTGTGTTCAAACACTTTGCCAAGACCAAGGTTTCTGCTGATGTTTACCCAGTGCTCAAAGAGAT AATGGAGCGCTACTTTGACCGCCTCTCTGATGACTTGGAGACATTTGCTGCTCACGCCAAGAGGAAGACCATCGAGGTGGAGGATGTGGAGCTGCTGctgcgcag GCAAGGCTTTGTGACTGAAGGGACACCAGTGAATGTTCTGATAGAGAAATACCTGCCAATGGAATATCGCAAGCTCCTTATCCCAGTGGCAACCAGTGGGAACCAGGTTATTCCTAAACAAAAGAGATGA